AAACCAGGTATTGCATCGACAGACCATTTTTATTGGCAGCCTGAATGCTTCAATAGTTCATCCGCGCGAAGTGTTTAAAGAAGCTGTTAAACGATCTGCTGCCTCTATTATTTGTGCCCACAACCACCCCTCAGGAGACCCCACCCCTTCTCAGGAAGATATTCACGTGACTAGAAGATTACAGGAATGTGGAAAGATGATTGGGATCGAACTCCTTGATCATCTTGTGATAGGTGATAGGAAATTTATCTCATTGAAAGAAAAAGGATACTTGTAACACTATCTATTTTTAGATATTTTTCGTATAATTGAATAGATGGAAATTTAAAGCGCCATTTATAAGATCTTCCTTATAAATCGGCGCTTCTTCTCATAAAACTAACTGAAAGTTTCGCCCCGCTCGGACTAAAGCGGGTAGAAAGGAAGATAAGAATTGGGTTTATTTGGATTTTCTCAGGACTTGGGGATTGATTTAGGAACAGCAAATACCCTTGTATTTCTGAAAAATAAAGGAGTCATTGTTCGCGAACCTTCTGTAGTAGCGAAGAATACAAAGACAGACACAATAGAAGCGGTTGGAAATGATGCAAGGAACATGATAGGCCGGACCCCTGGATACATTTCTGTAATCCGTCCGATGAAGGATGGGGTGATTGCCGACTATGATACAACTGCTCAAATGATGAAATATTATATAAAAAAAGCGCTGAAAACCCGTTCTTCTTTTGCAAGTAAACCGAATGTTATGGTGTGTGTACCATCAGGTATTACTATGGTGGAAGAAAGGGCAGTCATAGATGCCACAAAGCAAGCTGGAGCAAAGGATGCCTTTCCTATTGCGGAGCCTTTTGCGGCAGCTATCGGAGCTGGGCTGCCGGTATGGGAACCAACAGGAAGCATGGTCGTTGATATTGGCGGAGGTACAACAGAAGTAGCGATTATTTCCCTTGGGGGAATCGTGACCAGCCAATCTATACGAGTTGCAGGTGATGAGATGGACGATTCTATCGTTCAGCATGTAAGAAAGAAGTACAATTTAATGATAGGGGAACGCACGGCTGAAGAGATAAAAATGGAACTTGGCGGTGCTGGAGAAGTCCGGGAGAACGAAGAGATGGAAATCCGTGGGCGCGATTTATTGACAGGTCTTCCGAAGACGATTACAATCCAATCTGCTGAAATTGTCCAAGCTCTAAAGGATACGGTAGATTCAATTATTGAAACTGTGAAAAACACTCTCGAAAAAACCCCTCCGGAATTAGCTGCAGATATTATGGAGCGGGGAATCGTATTAACTGGTGGAGGAGCTCTTTTGAAAAACCTTGATACGGTTATTAGTGAAGAAACTAACATGCCGGTTTTTATTGCAGATGAACCACTTGATTGTGTGGCCATCGGAACTGGTAAATCTCTTGAATATATTCAACATTTTCGTGCTCAGCCGAATGTTGCGAGTCGTTCAACAATGGAATAGGGTGGAAAAGCTATGCCTTCATTTTTTCGCAGAAAAAGACTTATGACTGTATTAATCGTATTCATCGTTCTAGTGGGGCTCATTGGCTTTTCAATTCGAGATCGCAGTTCAATATCCATTCCAGAAAAGTTTTTACAGGATACAGTGGGCTGGGTTCAAACCATTTTTCACCAGCCGATTCGTTTGGTAGATGGTATTTATACCCACACAAAGGATATGCTCCATGTTTATGAACAAAATAAAGTGCTGAAAGCAAGGCTTGCCGAATACAAAGGGTCTATTCAGGAAAACCAGGCATTAAAAAAAGAGAATGAGGAGCTGAGAGCTACTATGGATAAATCCAAAGCTCTAAGCGATTATTCTCCCATCCAAGCCTCTGTAATAGCTAGAAGCTCTGACCGCTGGTTTGAGCAAATGACCATTAATAAAGGTGAAGAAAACGGTGTGAAGAAAGACATGGCCGTCATGACTAGTGAGGGTATGGTTGGAAAAATTAAATCTGCCGGTGCCTTCCATTCTACAGTTCAGCTGTTAAGTGGATTCGACCGTTCCAATAAGATTTCTGCCTGGGTAGAAAAGAAGAAAGGTAATCGCGTCTTTGGATTAATCGAAGGATATGATGACGAAAGCGGCCGACTGATTCTAAACGGGATCAAACTGGATGAGGAGTTAAAGAAGGGGGATGCCGTTGTATCCTCTGGAATGGGCGGAGTATTTCCTGAGAATTTACGCATAGGAAAAGTTGATGAAGTGGTCAATGACCAATTTGGTTTGACCAAAACTGCTTATATCAAAACCTATGCTGATCTATTTGATATCAATCAAGTGATCGTTGTAGATCGTGCTGAGGAAACAGTAGAAAATAATAATGGAGAAGAGCAATGAGTCGATATTTAATCGCGCTTATTTTGCTTATACTTGTGGCTTTGCAGGGAATGGCTATGAATTTACTCCCCTCCAGTCTTGTCTATACTAATTTACTTATTACTCCTCATTGGGCGTTATGCTTCATTCTCCTGCTGGCTATATTTTATGATAATGACCGTACATATCATTCTCTTTGGTTCGGCCTTTTGTTTGGGTTACTTATAGATGTTGCCTATACAGGAGTACTAGGAGTCTATATGGTCACGTACGGATTTGTTGCTTATACGATCCATGGATTAACAAAATTGCTTCATGCAAACTTTTTATCTGCTTCGCTATTAATCATTCTTGGTGTAGCACTTGCGGATACTTTATTATTTATCATTTATTCTTTCGTGCAGGTAGCCTCTATGGCCTGGAGTACATATGCGCTTCAAAGGCTGCTTCCTACGCTTGCTGCCAACATGATCTTTTTCGTTATCATCTACCCGATAATGAAAAATCGGATTGTACAGTGGTCCGAAGATATTCACAATGCATAGCACACGGAATTGTATAAGGGTTGAGGTGACAGTCAGTGAATGGCAAAAATCAAATTGTATCCATAAAAGGGACACGGGATGGTCTTACACTCCATTTGGATGATGAATGCACGTTTGAAGCAATTTTGGGGGAATTGAAAAAGAAGCTCGCCTTCAACGGACTTAATGAAGAACAGCCCTTAATAAGACTCACGATTCACTTAGGAAGGCGTTATTTAGACCACGAGCAAAAGGAAACACTTAAAAGCTTAATCCGTGAGAAACAGAACTTAGTCGTTGAAAATATTGAATCGGAGGTAATCTCCAAGCAGGAAGCTTTAGAGTGGAAAGAGAATACTGATATTAATCCACTTGTAAAGACGGTCAGATCAGGACAAGTCATTGATATTCGCGGGGATTTATTACTGATCGGAGATGTAAACCCGGGAGGTAAAGTGAGTGCTACCGGAAATATTTACGTCTTAGGAAGTTTACGAGGGATCGCCCATGCAGGAGTGCAAGGGGATCAAGGTGCAGTCATAATAGCTTCCTATATGCAGCCGAACCAGCTTAGAATCGCTGATCAAATGAGCCGTGCACCAGATTATGAATCCGAAGGTGTATATATGGAATGTGGATGTATTGATGAAACAGGTAAGATCCGTATAGAACCCTTACAGGAAATCATTAAGAAGCGTCCGGATCTAGCTAGTTTTGAAAGGAGAATGCTTAATGGGTGAGGCAATTGTTATAACCTCCGGAAAAGGAGGGGTTGGTAAGACAACCACAACTGCCAATCTGGGTACTGCTTTAGCCTTGCAGAATAAAAAAGTTTGTTTAGTTGACACCGATATCGGTCTAAGAAACCTTGACGTAGTGATGGGCCTTGAGAACCGGATCATCTATGATATCGTAGATGTGGTACAGGATCGTTGTAAAACGAAGCAAGCGCTGATTACCGACAAACGGTTTGATTGTCTGCACCTACTGCCTGCTGCTCAAACTTCAGACAAGTCTGAGGTTACACCAGAAGGAATAAAAGCGATCGTCGAGGAATTAAAACAAGACTATGATTATATCGTCATTGATTGTCCTGCTGGGATTGAACAAGGCTATAAAAATGCAGTGGCGGGAGCTGATAAAGCCATAGTCGTAACTACACCGGAAAAGTCCAGTGTGAGAGATGCAGACCGAATTATCGGGTTACTGGAGCAGGAAGAAATTGAAGCACCTAAGCTTGTTATCAACCGTATCCGCACTCATATGATGAAAAGCGGTGATATGCTGGATGTCGATGAAATTGTGTCGGTTTTATCGATTGATTTATTAGGGATCGTCATTGATGACGATGCGGTATTAAAAGCGGCAAACAGCGGTGAACCAGTCGCATTAGAACCCAATACAAAAGCTTCTATTGCGTATAGAAATATTGCCAGAAGAATACTTGGAGAATCTGTTCCGCTTATGAATCTTGAAGAAGAGCCGGGAATGATCGCAAAAGTAAAACGGTTTTTCGGGCTGCGAACATGATTAACAATTGCTGCAATGAAATCTTTCATTGCAGCTTTTTTCTTTTATTTCCAATAAGACATATTCTATTCCCTTTCCCCATAGACTGGTAGAAACGTTGGAAAGAGAGAAGGGGTTCGGTATGAAAAGGGATATTGAGGATGTGCGACGTAATATTGCAAGCCGAAAGAAGAAAAAAGTTCATACTTCTCACTCTAAGTCAATGACGACGATGCAGCCTCCTCAAGATGAGGAACTTCATGGATTTCCACCCATTGTAACTGGTTATACAGAACGTGTAAAAAGGGAAACGGGCAAAATCCGCTCAAATCAGCTTATTTTACAGCTGGTCTTTTCTGCCCTTCTTTTTGTTACGGTAGCAGCGGGAGAAAGAACAAACATTCCATTGGTGGACAAGCCTGAGCAGTGGGTATCGAATCAATTACAGCAGGAGTTTCCTTTTGCAAAAGTAATGGCGTGGTACAGTGATCGTTTTGGCAATCCTCTTCAGCTTGTCCAAAAAGAAGAACCAAAAAAAGCCACCGATTTAGCGCTGCCTGTAAATGGAACAGTGACTAAATCCTTTCAAAGTGATGGAAAAGGGATCGTTATGTCCGCCACCGATGGTTCAAATGTAAAAGCAGTAAAAGCTGGAACGGTAATATTCGCTGGGAATGACCCAGAATCCGATAAGACTGTTATCATTCAGCACGCAGATGGGACAAATACAATTTATGGATACCTATCTTCCATCAATGTGCATTTATACGAATTCGTAGATGCCCAGTCCGAGCTAGGTTCGGTAAAATCAACGGAAGGACAAGCGGCGCAGTTTTTCTTTGCCGTGCAAAAGGATAAACAATACTTGGATCCTGTCCAGGTGATCAAAGTAGATGAAAACTCTTAAGCTGTCCAGGCAGATTCATGTTCATCCTTTGTTCTTTTTTCTTGCCTTTTCCGCTTTATTGACAGGGGCAATCTACGAATTTATCATCCTATTTAGTATTGTAGCTATCCATGAGCTTGGGCATTTTTTTACGGCTCGTTATTTTGGGTGGCGTGTTGAATGTATCGAGTTTTGGTTATTTGGAGGAGCCGTTGTAAGTGAAGAACACAATACACGGCCTTTTCATGAACAAGTTTTAGTAGTCATTGCTGGCCCCTTGCAGCATGTATGGATATTTATCTTAGTCTTTGGTCTTCAAATATATGCAGGCCCTCATCATTTACTAGAACAGGCTCTTGAGTTTAATGGTCTGATTCTTTTATGTAACTTACTTCCTATTTGGCCGCTTGACGGCGGTAAACTCGTTTTTTATTGCTGTAATCAATTCCTTTCCTTTAGAAACAGCCTTACAATGGCTCTCCTCCTATCCAGTGTTATTTTATCTGTGACGATGAGCTGGTTGATCTTTGCTGATAAATGGACACTTGCCAGTATACTGCTCGCTTCTTTCTTAATTGTAGAGAATCTTCTGGAATGGAAACGTAGAGGCTATACATTTATCCGGTATTTAATGTATTGTCGAAAGCGGGATTCGACCCGGTTACAAGCTAGGTATGTAACCATCGATGAAAATGTGAAAGTAAGGGATGCATTGAAGAATATACGAGCCAATCGAATGCATTACTATGTATTGAAACAAACTAATCCTTTGTATATAGTTAATGAACAAGAGTGTCTTCAAGCTTATTTTCAAAGAAAGTCCCCTAACCTCCGCTTGAGAGACATTGTGAATTAAGATATAAGGGGAGGAAACGAATGAAAACACTGGTCTTACATACAAAGCCCGCAGAGAAAAGCGGGGTTGTATTGGAAAATAGACAAATTACGGAATATATGTTTGAACGCCCGAGAGATACCTTCCTTTCGGGCTCCATTTTTTTAGGACAGGTACAGAAAATAATGAAAGAGCTTGGAGCAGCGTTTATCGATTTTGGCTCTGCAAAAAACGGCTTCCTTAAGGAGTCTCAAATTCCATGGAGTACCGGGAAAATTGAACAAGCCATTACAGAAGGCCAAATGCTTGCCGTTCAAGTTATTAAGGAGACTTCAGGGGAGAAAGGGGCACAGCTTACAGCAGATATTACGGTACCTGGTTTGTATTTAGTCTATCAGCCTTTTGGCAGAACAATATCCATTTCCAAAAATATTCAGGAACCTCGTCGTTCAGATTTAAAATTAGCCGTGGAAGCATCAAGAACCGGGGATGAAGGAGTTATTATTCGTACGGCTGCTGAGAAGGCAGTTCATGAGGAACTGCTTAGTGAGCTTTCGATGCTCAAGGAAACGTGGCAAACCATTGACAAGAAGAACAATCCGATTTTGCAAGATCCGATGCTTCCGGATCAGTTCATTCGAAAATATCCTTTCACGGATATTCATGAAATTATCATCGATGATATCGACGTCGTTCAATATGTGAAACGGCGTTATCCTGCTTTAGCAGAGAGAATACGCTGGGATAAAAAAGCGGAAGAACAACTTCCTCTTTCAATTAACGAATTGCAAGCTCGTATTCTTCAGAATGAGGTCCCTGTTGCCGGGGGTGCCCAGCTTATTATTGAGGAAACGGAAGCCATGGTTGTCATTGATGTCAACAGCTCCAGCCATGTAAAGAGAGCAATGGCAAATTCTCAAGCATTCGAAGTAAATGCAGCTGCAGCTGAAGAAGCAGCAAGACAGATTAAATTAAGAAACCTGTCTGGAATTATTATGATTGATTTTATTTCAATGAAGTCAAAAAAATTGGAACAAAAATTGATCCACTATATGAAAAAGCATCTAGCTGAAGATGCTGTTCCTGCTACTATTTATGGGATGACAAAGCTCGGAATTATGGAAATCAGCCGCAAGAGACAATGGATGTGTCCACCAAAGCTTCTGAGAGCAAATAGAAAGCCTAAGCTAAACTTCCCTTCCGTCATCTTTCAAATGGAGCGGGAATTACTTGCAAAATCCGGGAATGGATCGGAGGCTGTCTTAGTAGCTGTCCACCCAGACCTTTTAAATGAGAAAAAACAATTGATTTCGGAGCCTTTTTCTAGTAAAATTTCACAGGACCTATTTGTTAGAGAAGATGCTTCTGTTTCTACCTATCAAATAGAGCTTGAAGGGTCTCAGGAGTTGGTTAACAGTGCGATTAAACACAGGTCGTACAATGTTGACAACTTGTTTTGAATTGTGGTAACATTATTTTGTTATTCAAGTAGCACTCCGATGCTACAACCGCACAGAACAGGTTTTAAACCCGTAAGGTACCTGAATGGCGAGTCTGAGTAAATCGAGGAGGTGCAAGTATGTACGCAATTATTGAAACTGGTGGAAAACAGGTCAAAGTTGAAGAAGGCCAGGAAATTTACGTAGAAAAAGTAAACGTCGAGGATGGCGATTCCATTACTTTTGACAAAGTTCTTTTTGTAGGTGGAGATAGTGCCAAAGTCGGCGCTCCATATGTTGATGGTGCAACAGTTACGGCGAAAGTGGAAAAACACGGACGTCAAAAAAAGATCACTGTCTTCAAATACAAGCCAAAAAAGAACTACAAACGTAAACAAGGTCACCGTCAGCCGTACACGAAGCTTGTTGTTGAGAAAATCAACGCCTAAGGTACACAGCTGATGATTCATGTAAACATTTACCGCTCGCAAGGTTTCATCGAAGGGTTTGAAATAGCCGGTCATGCAGAAAGCGGACCTTATGGACATGATCTCGTATGTGCAGCTGTATCTGCCATTTCCTTCGGGACGGTCAACGCGATTGAACATCTTGGCGAGTTTGAACCTCATGTGGAGCAGGGCGGCGAAGGCGGATACTTAAAAGTAACTTTGCCGGAAGGTTTGACATCTGAACAGGAAGGGAAGACACAAGTTCTTCTTCAAGGCATGCAGGTGTCGCTGGAGACCATTGAACATGAGTATAGTAATCATATTAAAGTTACTCTCTATTAAGGAGGTGGGAACCCATGCTACGTCTTGATTTGCAATTCTTTTCCCAGAAAAAAGGGCAAGGTAGTACGAAAAACGGACGTGACTCTGAGTCTAAACGCCTTGGAGCCAAACGTGCAGATGGACAACAAGTTACTGGTGGGTCTATCCTTTACCGTCAACGCGGTACGAAGATTTATCCAGGAGCAAACGTTGGCCGTGGAGGAGATGACACTTTGTTCGCAAAAGTGGACGGTGTTGTTAAATTTGAGCGTTACGGACGTAATCGCAAGAAAGTGAGCGTTTATCCTGTTGCTCAGGAAGCGTAAATTCTCTTGTGCGTGTATACGTAAAAAAGCTGCGCTGTGCTATGCATAAGCGCGGCTTTTTTTATTTTCACAGATTTCAGTTTCCCGCATATTTTTGCTATACTTTTCTTATTATCGAAGGGGAGAGGGAGCTGAATATGGAGAATCATAACTTTATCTCGCTGTTAAGGCATAAGCGTCATGACTGGATGAATCAAATCCAGCTGCTTCAAGGATATGCCACTCTTGGTAAACAGGACAAATTACTGGAGCAAATTGATGAATTGAAAGCAGAAGCAGAACAGGAGCATCGTTTATTAAACAGCAAAGCAGACACGTTTTCATTGTGGCTGCTGTCCTTTAATTCTTCACACTCCCAGTATCGGCTTGTTTTTTATATAAAAGATGAAGTTGATTTATCCCGTCATGATTTAACTATCACGGCTTATAGCAGGCGAATGATTGAACTTATGGAAGAGCATAATGTGGAAGGAGAGCTCTATGAAGGAACGCTTCATATTTATAATAGCGGAAACAATGAAGCTCCTGGTTTAAGCTGGGAATGGGAGGGTGCCTTTCGAGATCTTCCAGAGCTGCAGAAAAAATTAAGCAAAGAAGGCTTTATCGTATCTATTTTTGAAGGTAGGGAGCTTTCTGTTGAAATGATGATAGATTGAAGAGGTGAACGAGATGTTTGTCGATCAGGTGAAAGTATTTGTAAAAGGCGGCGACGGCGGGAATGGGCTGGTCGCTTATCGGCGTGAAAAGTATGTTCCTAAAGGTGGTCCATCAGGCGGAGATGGAGGAGATGGCGGGGATGTCATTTTCGAAGTGGATGAGGGTTTAAACACGCTGATGGATTTTCGTTATCAGCACCACTTTAAAGCTAAGCGCGGAGAAAACGGAATGAATCAAAAGCAGCATGGGAAAAATGCTGCACCTTTAGTCGTTAGTGTTCCTCCGGGCACAACGGTAAAAGACTTGGATACGGGAAGAGTCATCGCCGATTTAACCGAACACAAACAGCGAGCGGTTATTGCTAAAGGCGGCCGTGGCGGCAGAGGAAACGCACGTTTTGCGACGGCGAGAAATCCTGCTCCAGAAATTGCAGAAAACGGGGAGCCGGGCCATGAGTTGGAGGTACAGGTAGAATTAAAGTTGTTAGCCGACGTAGGACTCGTAGGTTTTCCGAGTGTAGGTAAATCTACATTCCTTTCGGTTGTTACTGCAGCAAGACCTAAGATAGCCGACTACCATTTTACAACTTTATCTCCAAATTTGGGTGTAGTGGAAACAAAAGATCAGCGCAGTTTCGTAATGGCAGACCTGCCGGGATTAATTGAAGGCGCCCATGAGGGGGTGGGTTTAGGCCATCAATTTCTCCGTCACGTGGAACGGACAAGGCTCCTCCTTCACGTCGTTGACATGTCGGGAACAGAAGGAAGAGACCCTTATGAGGATTATTTAACCATAAACCATGAATTGTCCTCTTATGATTCCAGACTGCAAACACGCCCGCAAATCGTGGTGGCGAATAAAATGGATATGCCGGAAGCTCCGGAAAAACTTGAAGAATTTAAAAAACAACTAGGTGAGGGCGTTCAAGTTTTCCCTGTCTCTACAATTACCCGTGATGGAATTGATGAACTTCTTTATGCGGCTGCCGATAAGCTTGATGACATTCCGAAACAGGAAAAGCCTGTGGAGGAAATGGAAGAACGGGTCGTTTACAAATATGAAAAAGAGGAAGCTTCATTCAAGGTTACCCGGGATGATGATGGAGCGTATGTTCTATATGGTGAAAAAATCGAATCGTTGTTTAGAAGAACAGACTTCACAAGAGACCAATCAATTAACCGGTTTGCGAGGCAGATGCGCAGCATGGGAGTGGATGAGGAACTTAGAAAACGTGGAGCAAAAGATGGTGATACCGTAAGATTGTTAGATTATGAATTTGAATTTGTCGATTAAGGAGGGTGCCTTATGGCGGATTATAACGAAAAATTTTATTTAGTCCGTAGTGATATCCTTCCTGAAGCCATGAAGAAAACCATCGATGCTAAAGCGCTTCTGGAAAGAGGAAAGGTAGAGTCCATCTTCGAAGCGGTTCAAGAAGTGGGACTCTCAAGAAGTGCCTTTTATAAATACAGAGATGCTGTATTTCCTTTTCAGGCTATGGTTAAAGAACAAATGATTACGTTATTCTTTCATTTAGAGGATCGCACGGGTACTTTGTCAAATCTGCTGCTGACCGTAGCAGAGTCAGGTTGCAATGTGCTCACCATCCACCAGACGATTCCGTTACAAGGAAAAGCAAACGTTACGCTTTCATTAAATACGACAGGTATGGTATTTTCAATAGAAAAATTATTACAAAAATTACACAAGCTCGACTTCGTGGATCGAGTGGAGATCCTTAGTTCAGGAGCATAATGCATGGAGGGAACAGCAGATGGAAGAGCAAACAATCGGATATTTGGGACCTAAAGGCACGTTTACCAAAATGGCTGTGGATGCCCTTTTTGATGGAGGAAACTTCATCAGCTATGAGAGCATTCCTGCCTGCCTGGATGCAGTGGAAGAAGGAGAAATAACTACGGGGGTTGTTCCTCTAGAGAATGCTATTGAGGGTTCTGTACATCTAACCATTGATTATTTAGTCCACTATGTTAATCAATCCATTATTGCCGAGATGACTGTACCTATTAAACAGCATCTGCTCGTACATTCTCAATATAATGGGGAAAAAATAGAGCGCATTTATTCTCATAGCCAAGCTATTGCCCAGTGCCATCAATATTTGCATAAAAATTTCCCGGGAATCAAAATAGAGTATACGACTTCGACTGCGAAAGCAGCTGAAATTGCTGCTTCTTCAGGGCCAAAGGTTGCAGCCATTGGAAACCATTTGGCAGCGGAACGGAACCAGCTGAAAATATTGGAGGACAATATCCACGATTATGATAATAATCATACACGCTTTGCCGTTGTACAAAAAAATCCAAAAACGTTAAAGGTAAAAGATCATCCACATAAGCAGAAAACAACAGTCATGATTACGCTGCCTCAGGATTATGTAGGTGCACTTCATCAAGTGCTGGCCGCATTTGCCTGGAGAAAAATGAACTTATCTAAAATTGAATCCAGACCATTAAAAACGGGGCTCGGCAACTATTACTTCATCATAGACGTTGAGCAAGCATACGATCAAATTATGTTCCCAGGTGTGAAAGCAGAACTGGAAGCTCTTGGGTGCCAAATGAAGCTTCTTGGTACTTATCCAAGTTATCAAATAAGCCTGCACACCCCCGTAAAGAAAGCATGATTTTCTTAACCTCTTTAAACCTTGTTTTATCTCGGTTTTTAGAGGTTTTTCTATTTTTAGAAAAAGATTTATAGGCAAAATCATCA
This Halobacillus salinarum DNA region includes the following protein-coding sequences:
- the obgE gene encoding GTPase ObgE produces the protein MFVDQVKVFVKGGDGGNGLVAYRREKYVPKGGPSGGDGGDGGDVIFEVDEGLNTLMDFRYQHHFKAKRGENGMNQKQHGKNAAPLVVSVPPGTTVKDLDTGRVIADLTEHKQRAVIAKGGRGGRGNARFATARNPAPEIAENGEPGHELEVQVELKLLADVGLVGFPSVGKSTFLSVVTAARPKIADYHFTTLSPNLGVVETKDQRSFVMADLPGLIEGAHEGVGLGHQFLRHVERTRLLLHVVDMSGTEGRDPYEDYLTINHELSSYDSRLQTRPQIVVANKMDMPEAPEKLEEFKKQLGEGVQVFPVSTITRDGIDELLYAAADKLDDIPKQEKPVEEMEERVVYKYEKEEASFKVTRDDDGAYVLYGEKIESLFRRTDFTRDQSINRFARQMRSMGVDEELRKRGAKDGDTVRLLDYEFEFVD
- a CDS encoding ACT domain-containing protein; the protein is MADYNEKFYLVRSDILPEAMKKTIDAKALLERGKVESIFEAVQEVGLSRSAFYKYRDAVFPFQAMVKEQMITLFFHLEDRTGTLSNLLLTVAESGCNVLTIHQTIPLQGKANVTLSLNTTGMVFSIEKLLQKLHKLDFVDRVEILSSGA
- the pheA gene encoding prephenate dehydratase, translating into MEEQTIGYLGPKGTFTKMAVDALFDGGNFISYESIPACLDAVEEGEITTGVVPLENAIEGSVHLTIDYLVHYVNQSIIAEMTVPIKQHLLVHSQYNGEKIERIYSHSQAIAQCHQYLHKNFPGIKIEYTTSTAKAAEIAASSGPKVAAIGNHLAAERNQLKILEDNIHDYDNNHTRFAVVQKNPKTLKVKDHPHKQKTTVMITLPQDYVGALHQVLAAFAWRKMNLSKIESRPLKTGLGNYYFIIDVEQAYDQIMFPGVKAELEALGCQMKLLGTYPSYQISLHTPVKKA